ATCTGCCATGGCAGCCTGTTGGTCACATGAAACACACAGGAGCACAGGGGAAGTTTTATTATCATGCGCGGTGCAATAAATGTGCATGAGTTACGCATTTCGGATATCTGCTCCTTATATAAAAGTGTTTACAGAGACCATAGTATGATGCGCGTATAGTCTCTGTATCTACCTTGCTTTTGTTCTGCACAACACCACATTTTTCTTGGACCACTTCTAGCATAATCCGTCTGTGAAAAATGCACACCGCACTTATCTTTCACgtatttgaagaaaagcCTTTTTCATCGATCGAATGATATTGCACTTGGACGCACGAACACACCCATTACCAATAAgaatgttcaaaaaaaaacaacCATCATGCACAGATCACATTGCACCTGATAACTTGTGGCATTATTTCTGCTTCTTTAACCTTCCATAACACCACTTTTGGTACTTTTTCCAGCTTCGCCTCAATAGCATAATAAACCAGCTGACATTTCACAGTAAAACTTTGTGTATTGCTAAGACCTCTTTACAGACATCATTTTGTGATCTGTTTACGAAGTCAGCACATGAGTTGccgtttcttttttttttctgtgAGGAGCGAATTTTCAACAATTATGTCAGTTGCCCTGCTTGAAGAAGCGTATATCTCAAGGAACATCACcgcatttttttttccccttttCTTACTTTATCGAATCTCAGTCTTCACtgtagtttttttttccgGCCTGTTTTCCGTCATAGGATCCACTACAGTACGTGTATCGCCGGGAGATTATTTCTACCATCCCATACCTCTTCAATCgttttcatttgaagacaaGAAAGGCACACAAGTCTTATCACTCCACTCAAAAAGTGAACGAGAAACACCACCTATATGACTTAGGTATGCCTGAAAGTCGAACAAGCAAAGGCTCGATCAAGAGCGTACCCAAGAAGTCTGCCTTTGTGCACAAACTTTATACCATGCTTTCGAATGAAGAGCTAAATGATCTGATTTGGTGGACCGGCCCTGAAGAATCGGGCACTTTTGCATTACTTCCGGGCGCTGAATTTTCCAAGGTGCTGTCCACTTACTTCAAGCATGCCAACGTATCCAGTTTTGTTCGGCAACTACACATGTATGGGTTCCATAAAGTTTCCGAACAGCCGCTTGTACAGGGTGATACCATACCGAAAGTTACCTGGGAGTTTCGTCATTCAAACGGTAAGTTCCGCAAGGGTAACGAAGACTCTTTGCCGCTAATAAAAAGACGTTCTACgtcctcctcctccaaaaGTATTACTACAGACTATGTAAAGTTCCGTGTCCATGATCAATATTCCTATTTCCCCCAGGATTTACAGTACCCCCAGAATCCACAGCAATCCAATCAAGAAGGTGAGACGGAACATACACAGCAACCTGTATTATATCATCCTCAGCCTACTGTTTATTATCACCCTAATGTTGGCGTGCCCCCTGCTCCGCCGGCGCCAGCACTGGCACCTCCTCCATTTTCACATCTTGGCCAACCGATGCAACCAATGAGTCACCAACAGCCCCAACAGCAGATTCAACAGCAACATCATCACCAACCCCAGTCCCAGCACGGCCAGCCCCAACAGCCCCAACAGCAATATCGACAGTATACCTCTCATCCCCCGCCTGCGTTGTTGCCGTTTACACCTATGTACAATATGAGACCGATGACAGCTTCTCCCACAAATATGGAGCCTATGGTATTGCCTACTTACCATTCTATGAGATTGATTGAAACTGAACTGGAGGTCAAGCAGTCCCACCTACAATCAAAATCGGACGCACTCATAAAACAAGTTCATGATTATAATAAGCATATCCCCAGTTTGGTTCAATTGATTCCTCCTCACTTCGAGCCTAAAGTAGACAGAAACATTCAACATAGTCGGCTCTCCGGTATAGAAGCGTCTGTTAGGAACAGAATTTCCAAGTTGAGTCAGCCGAACCCACAACCAATACATTCTGCACATTCGtcatttgtttcttcaaagagaaattcCTCTTTAGTTGATCCATTGCAGGATCTGCCTTTGACAGCACCAGTCCCTAATACCGGCTCCGGCTTTTTGTCTGCTCATAGAGGGTTTTATGTTCCCAAAACGAATTCAgtatcatcatcatcttcccTTCCTGTCACTCATGATCTTCCTGCAAGAAGAACTCCCACTCCTTTCAAAGATAGAAACCCTGGCGACTCCTCAGTTGAAAGTTCCCATTCTCAATTAAGACCATCTATTTTTAGGGTTCATACCAAGGAGGAGCCAGTAAAAGCTGAAAAGAGCTCCATTTTCAGTAACAAAGACgattcaattttttccaacGTGCATGCGTCCTCTATTTTCTCACAAAAAACCTCCATTGCATCCCAAAGATCTTCATTGTCTATGATTCTTAACAAGCCTACAGTTGATTCACGCGACTCCATAACTGGCTCTCCTCTCCGCAAAGTTTCTGTACACACGATTGACGAAGAATCAACTTCATCGTCAAACAAACGTTCGCACGACGATAGTAACggctttgaagataaacGGGGTAAACTCATGAAACTAGATTCCTAGGTTATTTTTAGGGGTCATTTATTGCCATTCCTTTTTTTAGGctttatttctttttataTTTTCCCAGTATGTATTAGTATTATAGATTATGGTGACTGTCACTGGAAAATGAGCTGCCACATCAAAATTAGTCCGTACAAGCCGCTTCGAAGCCACCAACCCGAGTCCGTGTAGTTAGTTGCTGGCAAATTGTCGATCGACAATTGATTCAGAAGGGTCAAAGCTTCATCCCAATGATTGCTGTTGAAAAGCTCAACAGCCTCTTTCCGTCTCTGGAGAACGTTCCGGAACAAATTGTGCTTTTCTTTATATTTGTTTTCACCTTGGTTGATTTGTAGTAACATGCCATAGAATGACATCATTTGTTGTAGAAATTTCAACCGGATTGCCTTATCCACctgaaacttcaaattATTCGGTGTAACAGTGCTCAAAAATGAATCCACGCTTCGGTTTTCACATATAGTTGAATTCAAGACAGTCACTTTACTAAGCCTCCGTATCACGCTGGTGTCGTTCACACAAACTGTTTCCAGATCGATTGGTTCATTAGGTATGGTAACGTATTTCTTCCCAGTAAACTTCCTTGTATAGTGATTTGCAGCTAGCGACTCCAGTTCAGACTCTAATAAATGATACAGAGCCGCCTGAGACACAAAAAAGGGAAGATCGTTCTCTCTAATTGACTGCAGTTGATGGTATAAATCAATTATAGGCTCGTTCTCATATATGCTTATGGCATCGTTGTCACTGATAATCAGATCCATTTGAAAATAGCAATCTGGAGAAAAGCTGTAATAATCCACCTTGTATTGACAGATAAGTCCTTGGTTTATCCTGTTTAGCTCGTAGTTGGTTTGAATTTGACTGCTTTCAGCAAGATCTGGAAGCTTCAATTGCTCTGGGTTAAGAGATATGGATAATCTAATCTCGATGTCTTCCAGGGGAGATTCTCTAAAATAATCAACTAGTTTGTTCCTATTTGCCTCATCCGATTTGTATAGAAGCCCTTCAAATAACAAGATAATAGTTGATGAAAACAGAGCAGATCTCCATGTCATATCATGTAACCCACAAGAGCGAGTTCCTATAATTCTTTAATAGCGAAAAATACAACTCTGAGGCCccaaaaaaaatcaatcCCTGCAACTCAGGCCCAATTGTCCTCAGATGGATCAAATATCCAT
This window of the Komagataella phaffii GS115 chromosome 2, complete sequence genome carries:
- a CDS encoding Transcriptional repressor and activator; protein product: MPESRTSKGSIKSVPKKSAFVHKLYTMLSNEELNDLIWWTGPEESGTFALLPGAEFSKVLSTYFKHANVSSFVRQLHMYGFHKVSEQPLVQGDTIPKVTWEFRHSNGKFRKGNEDSLPLIKRRSTSSSSKSITTDYVKFRVHDQYSYFPQDLQYPQNPQQSNQEGETEHTQQPVLYHPQPTVYYHPNVGVPPAPPAPALAPPPFSHLGQPMQPMSHQQPQQQIQQQHHHQPQSQHGQPQQPQQQYRQYTSHPPPALLPFTPMYNMRPMTASPTNMEPMVLPTYHSMRLIETELEVKQSHLQSKSDALIKQVHDYNKHIPSLVQLIPPHFEPKVDRNIQHSRLSGIEASVRNRISKLSQPNPQPIHSAHSSFVSSKRNSSLVDPLQDLPLTAPVPNTGSGFLSAHRGFYVPKTNSVSSSSSLPVTHDLPARRTPTPFKDRNPGDSSVESSHSQLRPSIFRVHTKEEPVKAEKSSIFSNKDDSIFSNVHASSIFSQKTSIASQRSSLSMILNKPTVDSRDSITGSPLRKVSVHTIDEESTSSSNKRSHDDSNGFEDKRGKLMKLDS